GGGGAACGTTTTTACATTCAGAACACATCAATTTAGATATAAATAATGATGGGAAGGTAGATGTTTGTGATGTTCAACAGATGATTGCAGGGATTGTTTCATATAATATGACATCTATCCCCGATATAAATGGTGATGGTAAAGTTGATATACAAGATTTGCAAATTCTTATAAAAAATCTGGGTAAGAAGCAGGAAAGAATAGTAAAAAATGAAATAGGATATATCTCAATATCACAACGATTTATTAAAGATAACTCGAATTTCAAAAATATCAAAATGAAAACACCACAAAACAACAGTGGGGAAAGTCTTTCAAATGATAATTGGAAAAGGGTGCTAATGGAAAAAGAAAAAATGGGGTATGAAATAGTATGTGGGCTTAACACTGAAGGAGCAAAATATTTTGCTTTTCATCTCGGTTCTTTATCCCCTCCGCAAATATAAAAATTTGTATTATTTGATCTTTTAATTTTAGGAAATTTGTGATAAAATAAATATATGAACTTAAATTGATGAAAATAAAAATTAACAAAGGAGATAAATATATGAACAAGATTACAACATTAACAATGATTGGGTTTATGATGGTACTATTGTCGCCATGGGCTCAAACAGCCACAAACCCACCCTGTCCATTGCCAAATGACCCTAATGCCATACTAGATATCATCTGGCCTCTCGTTGATACTAATGGAGATGGAGGCTTATCACTGGATGAATTGTCAGCATTATATCCTGTTCCAGAACAGTATTTTACTATGTTTGATACTAACAGAGATGGCAAAGTAGACCGTCAAGAATTTCAGCCGATAATAGCATTGCTACAGGTATATTTACCTGCTGGAATTCTTTCATTAGTAGATACAAATGGAGACGCCTTAATTCAATATGAGGAAGTATCTGCTTATGTTTCATCAGACCAATTCAAAATGTTAGATAGAAATATGAATGGTGTTATCGATTGTGAAGATGTAGGAGAACCACCCATTGATATAGAAGGTGAAACATGGGAAGGCGAAATTATCATAGAAGGAGAAATATGGGAAGGAGAAGTTATCCCACCTGAAACAAACCCCTGCGACTGGGTTGATTTAGCAATTAGTAGTTTTGACGAATTAGACCAGAATAGTGATGGTGTAATTACAAAAGATGAATTGAATTTCCCTATCATCTTGATCTATCCGCCTATTGTTGATTTTGATGTACTATTTTCCGCATTTGATTTAGATTC
This portion of the Candidatus Hydrogenedens sp. genome encodes:
- a CDS encoding dockerin type I domain-containing protein; the protein is MIKLKVKIVAILIIGGLFGGTFLHSEHINLDINNDGKVDVCDVQQMIAGIVSYNMTSIPDINGDGKVDIQDLQILIKNLGKKQERIVKNEIGYISISQRFIKDNSNFKNIKMKTPQNNSGESLSNDNWKRVLMEKEKMGYEIVCGLNTEGAKYFAFHLGSLSPPQI